A window of Candidatus Hydrogenedentota bacterium contains these coding sequences:
- a CDS encoding MoxR family ATPase, which produces MAKVIIGQQDVIDKALITILTNQHALIEGVPGVAKTLLVRTLARVLGCDFARIQFTPDLMPTDITGTNVFNLQQNSFTLVKGPVFTTFLLADEINRAPAKTQSALLQAMQERHVSIDRDTHALPDNFTVFATQNPIEYEGTYPLPEAQKDRFMLKISMVCPDRDEELSLASRTLGKESPEATLASGAVRQIITEAELTALRSSLLSVVVRDELIGYVVDLVRATRTHPSILVGAGPRATQAILLSSRVSAAIAGRDFVTPDDIKSMATPVLEHRLILRPEYEIEGMTVSEIIGKVLEDVAVPR; this is translated from the coding sequence ATGGCCAAGGTCATAATTGGCCAGCAGGACGTGATCGACAAGGCCCTGATTACGATCCTCACTAACCAGCACGCATTAATCGAAGGTGTGCCGGGGGTGGCGAAGACGTTGTTGGTGCGTACGCTGGCCCGTGTACTGGGATGCGATTTTGCGCGCATCCAGTTTACGCCGGATCTCATGCCGACGGACATTACGGGCACCAACGTATTCAATTTGCAGCAGAACAGTTTCACGCTCGTGAAAGGGCCGGTGTTTACGACATTTCTGCTTGCCGACGAAATTAACCGGGCGCCCGCAAAGACGCAATCCGCTTTGCTTCAAGCCATGCAGGAACGCCACGTCAGCATTGACCGCGATACGCACGCATTGCCGGACAACTTCACCGTCTTTGCGACGCAGAATCCCATCGAGTACGAAGGCACGTATCCGTTGCCGGAAGCTCAGAAGGACCGCTTCATGCTCAAGATCAGCATGGTGTGTCCTGACCGGGACGAGGAGTTGTCGCTGGCCAGCCGCACGCTGGGTAAGGAATCACCCGAGGCAACCCTGGCTTCGGGGGCCGTCCGGCAGATCATTACGGAGGCCGAGCTGACGGCATTGCGAAGCAGTCTGCTTTCGGTCGTGGTACGGGACGAGTTGATCGGATACGTGGTCGACCTCGTCCGTGCTACGCGTACGCATCCGAGCATTCTAGTGGGAGCGGGCCCGCGCGCGACGCAGGCCATTCTGCTGTCGTCTCGCGTGAGCGCGGCGATTGCCGGACGCGATTTTGTGACTCCCGACGATATCAAGTCGATGGCCACGCCGGTGCTTGAGCACAGGCTGATTCTTCGGCCCGAATACGAGATTGAAGGGATGACGGTTTCCGAGATTATCGGAAAGGTCTTGGAGGACGTGGCGGTCCCGAGATGA